In Acidobacteriota bacterium, the genomic stretch TACCTGGGTCATTCCAATATCAATCATACTGTCAAATATACGAAAACAGCCGCTGCACGCTTTGAAGGATTATGGCAATAAGCCATTTGTTTAGATACTGTCTAAATGGCTGCCAGAGAAATGAATCGTTGCCATACCCGAACCTCAGTGGTGATCAATATGTCGGATGCGGGTGACCCGGTCAAAGCTGGCGAAACCATTACCTACAACATTGTGGTTGACAACAACGGATCCGAACCGGTGTTGAATGTAACAGTCAAGGATGTGGTCCCCGCCGCCCTCACCTATGTTTCCTCTTCCGCTTCGCAGGGAACTGCAACCTTAGCCACCGAAAATGGAATGCCAACCGTGACGTTCAATTTTGGGGCCATTCCGGCCAGAGGCAAGGTGACGGCTGTCCTGGTGTGCAAAACACCACTCTTTATTTTTGGGACGGTGTACAACTCGGCCACCATTGTCACCGGGACGGGGCAACCAAACCGATTCAACACGGCCAGCGTTGATACGCTTCTTGTCTTGTAATACCAGTCAGTAGTCAGTAGTCAGTAGTCAGTAGTTCGCTAAGTTTATCTGGTTGAATCACTTGACTGGTTGCTTATACAAAAATTCCATTGCAAATTGATATAATTTGCCTCCAAACTCCACGTGTGCGATAGATCAAAACCAAACCGGGAAGGACTCATTGTGAGAGCCCTTCCCGGTTTGGTTTTGGCCATTTCCGTCTCAATGCGACCTCAGTTTGGTTGATATTGATTGTAACTGGATTTTCTTGCCGGGTTTTCTATAATTTTTTATACAGTTCTGAAATATAAGGATGTTGGTAATTTCATTTGTAAGTGAATGAGGTCAAAGCGTTCGGTCATCACTCATTTATCTTTTCAAGGAGGTACCTATGATTCAAGAAAACCCTTATACAATTCAATTTAAACAGCAAATGCAGGAATCGCTTCAGCAAGAAACGCTTCAGGTTCGGTCCATCAAAGTGAAAAAAAATGATCATATCTATACCTGCGGCGACAGTGATGAGATGGTGTATTTCATTGTTAGTGGACAGGTTAAGTTACTTATGGTTTCACCGGAGGGAAAAGAATGCCTGCTGGCCATTCACACCACCGGCGATATTTTCGGAGAGTTAAGTCTATCTGGGGCAGGTACACGGCTGGAAACAGCCACCGCCATGGGAACGACGATCCTCAAACAAATTCCAAGCTCGCGGTTTATTGACCGATTATATCAGGATTCACTGGTTGAGGGTTTTATCCGCTACCTGGCGGCTCGGATTGCCGACCAGCAGCAGGTGATTGCCAACCTGGTAACCGTGGACAGCGAGCAGCGGTTAGGAAAGACCTTACTTCAACTGGCTCGAACATTTGGAAAAAAAGACCCTCGGAGCATTCGCATTGAACTCAAAATCTCGCACGAGGAACTTTCGGAAATGGTTGGCACAACCCGGCCCAGAGTCAGTGTTTTTATGCAACGATTTAAAAATATGGGATTGATTGAACTCAATGCCGATCATTTTCTCATTATCAAGGAAGAAAAACTGACCAGTTACCTGGAATCACACGCCTGATTTCAGTTTGGCAGTAGTTTCTGGTTTGGATAATTCCATTTGAAATCAAAAGTCTTCAACAGGGGCACCGTAATGCGGAGAAGTTGTCACAAATTGATTTTGATCGGCATTTCGGTACGCAGGCGCGGTTCACCTGTTTTCCAAACCGGAATATCTTCCGTGGGTGTGCCATTTGCCCGGGCGCCAATGACTCGGATTTCCATCGTCTCGCGATGGGGTGACTTGATCGAAACCATCAGAAAATGACACTGATTCGACCAGGATTGAATTGATGCTTTCTGTAACGCATCGAGACTCAGCTCGGCAGGCCGGAGCGCGCCGCCAGCTCCAGAAATAACACAGTACAGCTCATACCCTGACGGTTTGGCGAGTTCGAAATTATGCTCATGCCCGCAAAAAACAACTCTGGCTCCGGCCCCAATAAAATCATCCAGTTGTGGTTTCGACAGTGTTTTATAATCGCCTTCCCGATTTCCCGTTGCCAGATCCAGCCGGGAGGCATGCCGTGGCCCGGCGCAAAATGGCGGATGATGGAAAAATGGAATCAGCCATTTGGGTACTAGGCAACAATTGGTATTAACCCTTGTTTGCCTGGCGAATGACGTACTTTCTTCGCAAAAAATAAAGCCCAATCCCACTTAACAAAGCACCGGCGACAATCAGTAACTGAATTCGGGCTGATTCTTCGGCAAAACTGGCGACGGCCACCACAGCGGCCATGCCCATGGGCAACACTGCCACGGCAACCACCCCTGGCCACCCGCCTGGAACTCGAAAGGGTCGGTTCATGTCGGGTTGTTTGATACGCAGGATAATCAGGGTAATAAATTCCAGCGACAGACCAGCCGCATACAATAGAATGTCAATCACCACCAGCTTCCCAAAGGAAAGCGCGCAAAACAGGGCAGTCATCCCCGCTGAAACCAACAGTGCCGTCAGTGGGATTTCGGACCGATATGTTTTCGCTAAAGCCGACGGAAGCCAGCCATCACAGGCCATCCGGTAGGGCAGGCGCGAAGTGTAAAGCAGTTGACTGTTAAAAAGTGCCCAGCTTGAAACCAGGGCAGCGGCGGCAATGACAATCCCCAGCCAGTTTCCAGCCACCATCTGGCCAATCACCGGCCATCCAGCAGATTCAGTCCACACCGTGACATCCGTTGTTACTGCCAATCCAGCCATGACCGGAATGATATATGCCAGCACAATCAACGGCATGGCAAAAGCCAGGGCTCGCGGGTAAGCGCGTTGCGGTTGCTCAACCTCTCCGGCATAGGTTGAAACATTATCCCAACCACAGTAATTCCAAAGTACAACTGAAAAACCGACGCCAATCGTTTTCATATCCGGTTGCTGGGTCAATCCATTCACAACGGCTCCCCAGGAGGCTTCAACGGCCCCACT encodes the following:
- a CDS encoding Crp/Fnr family transcriptional regulator; the protein is MIQENPYTIQFKQQMQESLQQETLQVRSIKVKKNDHIYTCGDSDEMVYFIVSGQVKLLMVSPEGKECLLAIHTTGDIFGELSLSGAGTRLETATAMGTTILKQIPSSRFIDRLYQDSLVEGFIRYLAARIADQQQVIANLVTVDSEQRLGKTLLQLARTFGKKDPRSIRIELKISHEELSEMVGTTRPRVSVFMQRFKNMGLIELNADHFLIIKEEKLTSYLESHA
- a CDS encoding DUF11 domain-containing protein, coding for MNRCHTRTSVVINMSDAGDPVKAGETITYNIVVDNNGSEPVLNVTVKDVVPAALTYVSSSASQGTATLATENGMPTVTFNFGAIPARGKVTAVLVCKTPLFIFGTVYNSATIVTGTGQPNRFNTASVDTLLVL
- a CDS encoding APC family permease, with the protein product MTTESQHPRKLTTLQLVGLIFFTVSGGAYGLESLVQEMNPGWAVVLVLVTPLMWALPTAFMVAELASAMPEEGGYYHWVRTAMGDFWGVQEGWWTICYTAVDMAIYPVLFVNYLAFFVPQLALDENGGCSWSVFWLRWGIATTVIGCALGVNLLGARAVGNNALASILLVLIPFGLLSVLGLSRSGAVEASWGAVVNGLTQQPDMKTIGVGFSVVLWNYCGWDNVSTYAGEVEQPQRAYPRALAFAMPLIVLAYIIPVMAGLAVTTDVTVWTESAGWPVIGQMVAGNWLGIVIAAAALVSSWALFNSQLLYTSRLPYRMACDGWLPSALAKTYRSEIPLTALLVSAGMTALFCALSFGKLVVIDILLYAAGLSLEFITLIILRIKQPDMNRPFRVPGGWPGVVAVAVLPMGMAAVVAVASFAEESARIQLLIVAGALLSGIGLYFLRRKYVIRQANKG